Genomic window (candidate division KSB1 bacterium):
AGGCGGCGCACGCCCCGTTCGTCCGGTTCGAGGAGGTCCTGGCGCACGCCCGGCCCATTGTCGGCAATGGTGAGCAGCGTCCGCCGCTGGTCGGCTTGATATGAGGAACTCACCCGGATTACCAAATGGTCGTTGCCACTGTGGTCGATGGCATTTTGCAGCAAAGGTTCGATGATTTCCCAGACCACGAACTCGTTGATGGCCACCGGCGGCACGCGCTCGTCCAGGTCCAGCTCGATGTGAAACTGTTGCTGGCCCGAGGGGAGGCGCAAGAAGATGTTCTGCACCACAAAGCGCACCACATCGTTGACCGAAGTGCGGAACGCAGGATTGCGCACCGTGTGCAGCGGGGGCTCGTACCACTTCATGTCGTAGATGACCCGGGAGATAAAGTTGGCGTACTTGCGCACCCGCTCGCGCACCTGCTCGATGTTCGCCGGGGAGAGCAGTTCCAAGTCCTCTTTGATGAAGCCCATGACCTTCTCTGCCTTGTGATGGGTGTGGTAGATGCGCTTGGCAAAAAGGGCCTCCTTCTGGTAGTGCATGTGCTCGCGGATCTGCCGCTCTCGCTCTTGAAAGAGGAGCTGTTGCGCCTCGTCCCTTTCCCGAACTGTGTAGGAGGAGATATAGAACATGGCAAGAAAACCCAACAGAATAAGAGCAATGGAAATGAGGCCGGTCTCGTTGTAGCCCGCCAGGATCTCTGCACTCACCAAATGAAACTGCGGGGTGCTGAGCATGTACAGAGCGCCAAAGTATTCACCCTTGGGCACGAGCGGCACAAAGACGTGAAAGTTCTGCCCGCCCTCCACACGGCTGAGGGTCTGCTCGGAGGAGATGAGCTGGGACGCCAGCTGCTGATAGAGCTCTACCGCCCGGGGGTGCGGCCGGTCTGGCGGCAAATGGGCAGTGTGGCCGACCACGTACTCAAACAGCACATGCCCATTGTCGATGGGCACTACCCGGGGCCCATCAGAGACCAGGATGCACACCTCCTGGACATGCTGCTGGAGAAGTTGCTGGCTGAGGATGATGTTGAAGGCCTGCACGACCTTCTTGACGCTCGTCTCCTCAAGGCGGCGGTTCTGCAAGGCAGTCTCCAGCACCAACTCGAAGGCGGAGGCGGTGAGGTTCGCCTGGCGTTCGGCAAAATCGCGTTGGTACCACTCCTGGGTGTCGTAAAGGAACCCCTTGACGGCCCGTTTTTGTGCTACCGTGGCGAAGAGCTGGAAGAGCACCAGAACGGCAAAGGCCACGGTGAGGTGACGCAACTGGAAGTGATATTTGCGCACCTTGGCGAGCAAGCGGTGGGGAGCGCCTGCCATTGTTTACCCCTCTTACTTGATGAGCACCTGTCTGCTGTTGATGTGTGACGTGGCCAGCCGCAATGCCTCTTGCACAGGGAGCTCGTTGCGGATGGCCAAATGCGCGTAGTAGGCGATGATATCGGAGATCTTCGTGTAGTCGACAAGGTAAGGGCGATGCACGCCCATGCTGAGCAGGTCAAGGTAAAAGGCTAATTCCTCATGCTGCCTCATGAAGGCGGTG
Coding sequences:
- a CDS encoding ATP-binding protein, with amino-acid sequence MAGAPHRLLAKVRKYHFQLRHLTVAFAVLVLFQLFATVAQKRAVKGFLYDTQEWYQRDFAERQANLTASAFELVLETALQNRRLEETSVKKVVQAFNIILSQQLLQQHVQEVCILVSDGPRVVPIDNGHVLFEYVVGHTAHLPPDRPHPRAVELYQQLASQLISSEQTLSRVEGGQNFHVFVPLVPKGEYFGALYMLSTPQFHLVSAEILAGYNETGLISIALILLGFLAMFYISSYTVRERDEAQQLLFQERERQIREHMHYQKEALFAKRIYHTHHKAEKVMGFIKEDLELLSPANIEQVRERVRKYANFISRVIYDMKWYEPPLHTVRNPAFRTSVNDVVRFVVQNIFLRLPSGQQQFHIELDLDERVPPVAINEFVVWEIIEPLLQNAIDHSGNDHLVIRVSSSYQADQRRTLLTIADNGPGVRQDLLEPDERGVRRLFLENVTTKSNQGNSGYGCYIAHELCTQRCGWAIDVENLPEGGCQFTIVIPHEAVDETSHPRAN